The sequence TCGACGCCGACCTCGCCGCCGCCGACGGCCTCCCCGTCCGCCTCCTCGACTACGGCCTGTTCGCCGTCGCCGCGGTCGCCGTCGTCGTCTCCGCGCAGGTCGTCGGGATCGTCCTGATGGCCGCCTACCTCGTGATTCCCGCCGCCGCCGCCCGCCTCGCCGCCCGCTCGCTCGTCGCCATGAGCGTCGGCGCGGTGACGATCGGCGTCACCACCACCCTCGTCGGGCTATTCGCCTCCTACGTCGCCGACGTCCCCAGCGGCGCCGCGATCATCCTGCTGCAGGCCCTCGTCTTCGGGGTCGCCGCCGTCACGTCCCGCCGCTGAGCGCGACGCGTCAGGCGTCGTCGCCGCCGCGCACCCGCGCGAGCAGGTCCGCGAAGCGGGCCTCCACCCGCTCGGTCACCGCGGGATCCATCGTGATCTTCTCCGGCCAGGCCCGCGCGAAGCCCTCCTCCGGCACCTTGCGGGTGGCGTCCACCAACCACGTGGGACCGCCCGCCGCGTCGTGCGCGACGCGCACGTCGCGCTCCGGATCGATGTTGTTCAGGGTCGTCCACATGACGTCCTCGAAGTCGGTGGGGTCGGTGTCGTCGTCCAGCACCGCGATCCAGCGCACGCCCTCCGCCGCCCCCTGCCGGGCCGCCCACTCCCCCAGATGCCGACCCTGGTCGGGGCGCGCCTTGTGGGTCGTGAGGAACCAGAAGCCACCCCCCGGCTGGTGCTGCGCCACCACCTCGGCGTGCGCCGGCAGGTCCGCCGCGTCGCGCGGCGGGGCGGGCGTCCAGGCGTCCCCCGGATCGCCGTCCGGGCGTTCCTCGGGATGCTTCTTCGTCCCGTCCACGATGAGTTTCGAGCCGTAACTCCAGGCGCGACTGGCGTGATCGAGAACGTCGATCGGGCCCTTCCCGAACGCCTCGTCGCGGCCCGGCACCGCGTGCGCCAGCACGTGCCGCCAGAACGCCTGGTGCGCCTGCGGGCGGGGCGCATCGCGGTCGGCGACCAACAGGACCTTCGCGAACATCATCTGCCCCAGCCCCAACAGGCCGTTCGCGACCTTGTAGGCGTGCCCCGGGTAGGCCTTGTCGATCGTGACGTTCACCAGGTTGTGCGCGATGCCGGCGGGCGGCATGTGGTAATCCGCGATCTCCGGAAGGATCAGTTGCGCCGGCACCAGGAACAACCGCTCGCTGGCCTCGATCAGGTAGGCGTCCTCCATCGGTGGGCGCCCGACGATCGTCGCGGGATAGATCGCGTCCTTGCGCATCGTCACGGCGGTCACGTGGAAGGCGGGGTAGAG is a genomic window of Trueperaceae bacterium containing:
- a CDS encoding menaquinone biosynthesis decarboxylase → MSGDLQRFVAFLEEKGELVRIREPVSSYLEITALADAVVKAGGPALLFENVEDRDLPLVIGLYGTAQRTAWALGAESLDAIGDRVRDLIDVQIGGGFLGLASNLPKLKDLASLPPKRVRRAPAQEVVWRGDEVDLNRLPVLHCWPEDGGPFVTLPLVISRDPVEGDVNVGMYRMQVFDRTTTGMHWQRHKTGARHLEHAKAKGERLEVAVALGGDPALTYAATAPLPPIPGINEYSLTGWLRGKRVELVKGVTVDLEVPAHADVVLEGYVDPEEAWRVEGPFGDHTGFYTLQDLYPAFHVTAVTMRKDAIYPATIVGRPPMEDAYLIEASERLFLVPAQLILPEIADYHMPPAGIAHNLVNVTIDKAYPGHAYKVANGLLGLGQMMFAKVLLVADRDAPRPQAHQAFWRHVLAHAVPGRDEAFGKGPIDVLDHASRAWSYGSKLIVDGTKKHPEERPDGDPGDAWTPAPPRDAADLPAHAEVVAQHQPGGGFWFLTTHKARPDQGRHLGEWAARQGAAEGVRWIAVLDDDTDPTDFEDVMWTTLNNIDPERDVRVAHDAAGGPTWLVDATRKVPEEGFARAWPEKITMDPAVTERVEARFADLLARVRGGDDA